The following are from one region of the Paenibacillus bovis genome:
- a CDS encoding WYL domain-containing protein → MNLFEKIFSYQLASRLEETATYTLTSQERAWLKMMLEQPAAAHALDLQTLHKIGDCLLEEEIPQLQQALTEKAGSAAGQTYSPLLRPLRLIMRRRQSMEIRRLNKHGQLILSQYGVPWKLEFSMARREWYLLWYNMRTRAAMTTRLVHIQSITEIPLPPDQYEPICQRMQDICSVERQEAVIQLLPMYNMELTRILHAFSCFDKRVEFVEQEQTYYIYLNFAGNESEYVLNRLRFLGKRVRVIEGDHLKRRMHDTATRALARYGQNADRHDID, encoded by the coding sequence ATGAATCTTTTTGAGAAAATATTCAGCTACCAGCTGGCTTCCAGGCTAGAAGAAACGGCTACCTATACACTCACCTCCCAGGAAAGAGCTTGGCTGAAAATGATGCTGGAGCAGCCTGCTGCTGCCCACGCACTGGATCTGCAGACTTTACATAAAATTGGAGATTGTCTGCTTGAAGAAGAGATTCCCCAACTGCAGCAAGCCCTGACAGAAAAGGCAGGCTCTGCTGCTGGTCAGACCTATTCTCCCCTGCTGCGTCCACTTCGTCTTATTATGCGCCGTCGTCAATCGATGGAGATCCGGCGGCTGAACAAACATGGACAGCTTATCCTCTCCCAGTATGGAGTACCATGGAAGCTGGAATTTTCTATGGCACGGCGTGAATGGTATCTGCTCTGGTACAATATGCGCACCCGAGCGGCGATGACGACGAGACTAGTTCATATTCAATCGATCACCGAAATACCGCTACCCCCAGACCAATATGAGCCAATCTGTCAGCGTATGCAGGACATCTGCAGTGTAGAACGGCAGGAAGCGGTGATCCAACTGCTACCGATGTACAATATGGAATTGACACGCATTTTGCATGCTTTTTCCTGCTTTGACAAACGGGTCGAATTTGTGGAGCAAGAGCAAACGTATTATATCTATCTGAACTTTGCCGGCAATGAAAGTGAATATGTACTAAATCGCCTCCGTTTCCTCGGCAAGCGCGTTCGTGTAATCGAGGGCGACCATCTAAAACGACGGATGCATGACACTGCGACGCGAGCCTTGGCACGGTATGGTCAGAATGCGGATAGGCATGATATAGATTGA
- a CDS encoding VWA domain-containing protein, translating to METDLNRQPDKPLEDRQVLNRWRLLLGPSAEPSLNESECYDSAQFEYQEMDEVLGYLYDREYGADQGYRERNSGGRGPSQLTVPRWLSQVRKLFPHETVEILEKQALDRYGLNELLRDKKVLESMEPNMNLLRNIMQFKGKMKGEVLQSAKEIVRQVVEDLRRQLENDAKASIMGRRSRYTSSRSRSLRNLNFKKTIAKNLKNYDKRNNRFVVDRLYFDGNIQPHNRWNIIIAVDESGSMMNSVIYSSVMASIFYRLNALKTHLFIFDTEVVDLTDRLEDPVDLLMSVQLGGGTHIAKALRYGESLIENPARTIFILVSDLEEGYAAEPMYRASRDIIDAGCRMLVLTALDFEGGAVYDQRAARRLADMGAHVAAITPNQLAEWIGKIIT from the coding sequence ATGGAGACTGATTTGAACAGACAGCCGGACAAGCCGCTCGAAGACCGGCAGGTGCTGAATCGCTGGCGGTTGCTGCTCGGACCTTCTGCCGAACCATCACTGAATGAGAGCGAATGCTACGATTCGGCACAATTTGAATATCAGGAAATGGATGAAGTACTGGGTTATCTGTATGATCGCGAATATGGCGCGGATCAGGGATACCGGGAGCGCAACAGCGGAGGCAGAGGCCCTTCACAGCTGACTGTGCCCCGCTGGCTAAGCCAGGTACGCAAGCTATTTCCGCATGAAACGGTAGAGATTCTGGAAAAGCAGGCGCTGGATCGTTATGGACTCAATGAACTGCTGCGTGACAAAAAAGTACTGGAATCCATGGAACCCAATATGAATCTGCTGCGGAATATTATGCAGTTCAAAGGCAAAATGAAAGGCGAAGTGCTGCAGAGTGCCAAGGAAATTGTCCGGCAGGTCGTAGAAGATCTGCGTCGTCAGCTGGAAAATGATGCAAAAGCCAGCATTATGGGCAGACGGAGCCGCTACACCAGCAGTCGTTCACGTTCACTGCGTAATCTGAATTTCAAAAAAACAATTGCAAAAAATCTCAAAAATTACGATAAGCGCAATAACCGCTTTGTTGTCGACCGGTTGTATTTTGATGGGAATATTCAGCCGCATAATCGCTGGAATATTATTATTGCTGTCGATGAGAGTGGCAGTATGATGAACTCGGTGATTTACAGTTCGGTGATGGCCAGTATTTTTTATCGTCTCAATGCACTCAAGACACATCTGTTTATTTTTGATACCGAAGTAGTGGATCTGACAGACCGACTGGAAGATCCGGTTGATCTGCTGATGAGTGTTCAGCTGGGCGGCGGTACACATATTGCCAAAGCTCTGCGTTACGGCGAGAGCCTGATCGAGAATCCGGCACGGACTATTTTTATTCTTGTGAGTGATCTGGAAGAAGGTTATGCAGCAGAACCGATGTACCGGGCCAGCCGCGATATTATCGATGCAGGCTGCCGGATGCTGGTGCTGACTGCGCTTGATTTTGAAGGAGGAGCTGTCTATGATCAGCGAGCAGCACGGCGGCTTGCGGATATGGGCGCACATGTAGCCGCGATTACACCGAATCAGCTGGCGGAGTGGATCGGGAAAATCATTACCTGA
- a CDS encoding ATP-binding protein has product MEMMKPPAEVLYARELQALQQEDTGKRPPNWLLSPVYIRDFIIGREQPARLDGEEVTITRKFYGNDILIERAIVTLAGNRGLMLVGEPGTAKTMLSELLSAAISGTSTNTIQGTAGTTEDMIKYSWNYAMLLDKGPSEQALVPSPLYHGMKKGIVTRFEEITRCPSEAQDSLISIMSDKVMNIPELESGVLFAKPGFNIIGTANIRDKGVNEMSSALKRRFNFETIRPISNVKLEARIIESQAHNLLVHSGIDMPIDLEIVELLATTFMELRTGMTREGYKIDVPQAVMSTAEAVSVYVQSAMTSYYYEDKNVTLDRLVQNMLGTVAKENEKDLAALKTYFSRVIKERAREDQLWAAYYEEKKWIG; this is encoded by the coding sequence ATGGAAATGATGAAGCCGCCTGCCGAGGTACTGTATGCCCGGGAATTGCAGGCTTTGCAGCAGGAAGATACCGGCAAGCGTCCACCCAATTGGCTGCTGTCACCTGTATACATACGTGATTTTATTATCGGACGCGAGCAGCCAGCCCGGCTGGATGGAGAAGAGGTAACTATTACCCGCAAATTTTATGGCAATGATATTTTAATCGAACGGGCTATTGTGACACTTGCCGGCAACCGCGGACTGATGCTGGTCGGCGAACCGGGTACCGCCAAAACCATGCTAAGCGAGCTGCTATCCGCTGCTATTTCAGGCACAAGCACCAATACGATCCAGGGTACGGCAGGCACCACGGAAGATATGATCAAATATTCATGGAATTATGCCATGCTGCTGGATAAAGGTCCTTCTGAGCAAGCACTGGTTCCTTCGCCGTTATACCATGGAATGAAAAAGGGCATAGTCACTCGATTCGAGGAGATTACCCGCTGCCCATCCGAGGCGCAGGACAGTCTGATCAGTATCATGAGCGATAAAGTAATGAATATTCCCGAGCTGGAAAGCGGTGTGTTGTTTGCCAAGCCGGGCTTTAATATTATCGGTACAGCCAATATTCGGGACAAAGGGGTCAATGAGATGAGCAGTGCCCTCAAGCGCCGCTTCAACTTCGAGACGATTCGTCCGATCAGCAATGTCAAATTGGAAGCGCGTATTATTGAGAGTCAGGCACATAATTTGCTGGTTCACAGCGGGATTGATATGCCGATCGATCTGGAGATCGTGGAGCTGCTGGCAACGACCTTTATGGAGCTGCGTACCGGCATGACAAGGGAAGGCTACAAAATTGATGTACCACAGGCTGTTATGAGTACAGCCGAAGCCGTATCTGTCTATGTGCAGAGTGCTATGACTTCCTATTATTATGAAGACAAAAATGTAACGCTGGATCGGTTGGTGCAGAATATGCTCGGTACTGTCGCCAAGGAGAATGAAAAAGATCTGGCTGCGCTCAAAACCTACTTTTCCCGTGTGATCAAGGAACGTGCCCGGGAAGATCAGCTGTGGGCTGCCTATTATGAGGAAAAGAAATGGATCGGCTGA
- a CDS encoding DUF4132 domain-containing protein: MLINQSTDPLLARFAEACSAEYSLSVDRKQSILDYISGQTDEFPAMMHNSNSYGYRTMELLQKIGQKERGDSFYRAAAVVILTSSQWQQRYYMDPFSLCMEEYIKPTSLSAKGSNAVHRREKGLEALRMLHKYAGSEIIEGVIQRQMKQAALNRKSPAKGENMIGRLDTIVELLELMKLYGELEPEFVNTVTEELPPLLQAVLTGNEEQLRLELKQIVEPIVLGKMPMNDYLSALDLEPAFLESQQTKIRENAFGGMVIPEEKNISREQFYQGMMQVHAAFFYVLNSHGDKTQLLEQPGAEGTSLLEAIRHLYTVLPIEVSYYLTSLERRSTDMQMFEGIVPLEEPYDLITMVQRELNYYMPSWNTIRAELLAQPDRTRRGIEIARQPIVKAIMYKVLAEQNIIAAEDHYLEQLVLDVLTNKIYSYTAGRKLGRYLTGEFELETVLKDQQVSSIWNGTGHNPKGRVLLTAVTMLPIESDLFRRFIIIACQPEWMLGSLSLLYRSPFFDGQRVLEVYENDPQIDTENMLKNMLMLNGHSNYYYISIPDPVYADLVRSHITESLAYYNELPTDGRAAVLDTLFAEREQLSPDQLSEAIRLGLGDSSKRINALSRVQFSRTADHELYMNIYQKEKKADVKEMILNALRSSDHAEQAYTTLLKQEKSDTFRTLIQVFMDTLGQSPEQAHAALAAASDTKKRSRLDWLPIERLPQLQHQDGHPLNDEIKRYMLLQSLDYTTAPNERLQEIKQYATAASLADFALELVQIWIQHGAAAKEKWVLYLASLYGDRRLMDLLGHQIKEWTESSRGAIAAETVKVLAYLNDVSALMLIDRLSRTIKNRQVKTAATEALQLAAENMNLTAEQLADRLITTLGFDRKGQQQLSYGERSFTVKVNSDLQLTVINEENGKTVKSMPAPSQKDDPELAKQSKARFTQIKKDLKTMVTLQAQRLEESLSKRRLWTQNEWSDLFVDNVIMRQFAVGLIWGIYKDGQLTETFRYMDDGTFNTVEEEEYEPQPDAAIGLVHPLEMTTQQIADWKSQLEDYEISQPFTQLERQIYVVEEEQRQLKEWTGLPQDEFSPTAFPKALEKYGWYKGMAEDGGVYYDLYKDYGDLVAQLHFNGTSISYYEGMEDIMLETLSFYKQNSSSRYHYYDPTQARPLGNIPSRVFSETVYDILRAAGQVD, encoded by the coding sequence ATGTTAATCAATCAATCGACAGATCCTTTGCTGGCTCGTTTTGCTGAGGCATGCTCGGCAGAGTATTCTCTTTCCGTAGATCGGAAGCAGTCTATTCTGGATTATATCAGTGGACAGACAGACGAATTCCCGGCGATGATGCATAATTCCAACAGTTATGGTTACCGCACTATGGAACTGCTGCAGAAAATAGGTCAAAAGGAACGGGGAGATTCTTTTTACCGAGCAGCAGCGGTAGTTATTCTGACGAGTAGCCAGTGGCAGCAGCGATATTATATGGACCCGTTCAGTCTGTGTATGGAAGAATATATCAAGCCGACCAGTCTGAGTGCCAAAGGCAGCAATGCTGTACATAGAAGAGAAAAAGGACTGGAAGCGCTTCGTATGCTGCATAAATATGCAGGCAGCGAAATTATCGAAGGCGTTATCCAGCGGCAAATGAAACAGGCAGCCCTAAACAGAAAGTCGCCTGCCAAAGGGGAAAATATGATTGGCAGACTCGATACGATTGTGGAGCTGCTGGAACTGATGAAGCTGTATGGCGAATTGGAACCCGAGTTCGTAAATACAGTGACAGAGGAGTTGCCGCCGCTGCTGCAGGCAGTACTGACCGGCAATGAAGAGCAGTTGAGACTGGAATTGAAACAGATTGTGGAACCGATAGTACTGGGAAAAATGCCGATGAATGATTATTTGTCCGCTCTGGATCTGGAACCGGCCTTTCTGGAAAGCCAGCAGACAAAAATACGCGAGAACGCTTTTGGCGGTATGGTTATACCCGAGGAAAAAAATATTAGCCGGGAACAATTTTATCAGGGAATGATGCAGGTACATGCTGCCTTTTTCTATGTATTGAACAGCCATGGAGACAAGACGCAGCTGCTGGAACAGCCTGGAGCCGAAGGCACATCGCTGCTAGAAGCCATTCGTCATCTGTATACCGTGCTGCCAATCGAGGTAAGTTATTATCTCACCTCACTGGAGAGACGTTCTACCGATATGCAGATGTTTGAAGGCATTGTGCCGCTGGAAGAACCATACGATCTGATTACAATGGTACAGCGTGAATTGAATTATTATATGCCCTCCTGGAATACGATCCGAGCCGAGCTGCTCGCCCAGCCGGATCGTACACGTCGTGGTATAGAGATTGCCAGACAGCCTATAGTCAAAGCAATCATGTACAAAGTGCTGGCTGAACAGAATATTATCGCAGCCGAAGATCACTATCTGGAACAGCTGGTTCTGGATGTACTGACGAATAAAATCTACAGTTATACCGCAGGACGCAAGCTGGGTCGCTATCTGACCGGTGAATTCGAACTGGAGACTGTACTCAAGGATCAACAGGTAAGCTCTATCTGGAATGGAACCGGCCATAATCCCAAAGGCCGTGTATTGCTGACAGCGGTCACCATGCTGCCGATAGAGTCTGATTTGTTCCGCCGGTTTATTATAATTGCCTGCCAGCCGGAATGGATGCTGGGTTCATTATCCCTGCTGTATCGTTCTCCGTTTTTCGATGGACAGCGTGTGCTAGAAGTATATGAGAATGATCCGCAGATAGATACCGAGAATATGCTGAAAAACATGCTGATGCTAAATGGACACAGCAATTATTATTATATTTCTATCCCGGATCCGGTCTATGCAGATCTTGTCCGAAGCCATATCACGGAGAGTCTGGCTTATTATAACGAGCTGCCTACCGATGGCAGAGCCGCTGTACTGGACACTTTATTTGCAGAGCGTGAGCAATTGAGTCCGGATCAGTTGTCCGAAGCTATTCGTCTGGGACTGGGCGACTCGTCCAAACGGATCAATGCGCTCTCCCGTGTACAATTTTCCCGTACAGCAGATCATGAACTGTATATGAATATTTACCAAAAAGAGAAAAAAGCCGATGTGAAGGAAATGATACTGAATGCGCTACGCAGTAGCGATCACGCGGAGCAAGCGTATACCACACTGCTAAAACAGGAAAAATCCGATACTTTCCGTACGCTGATTCAGGTATTTATGGATACACTCGGACAAAGCCCCGAGCAGGCGCATGCTGCACTGGCTGCCGCGAGCGATACCAAAAAGCGCAGCCGTCTGGACTGGTTGCCTATCGAACGTCTACCGCAGCTGCAGCATCAGGACGGGCATCCGCTCAATGATGAAATCAAGCGCTATATGCTGCTTCAGTCGCTTGATTACACAACAGCTCCTAATGAACGACTTCAGGAAATCAAGCAGTACGCTACTGCCGCATCATTGGCAGATTTTGCTCTGGAGCTGGTGCAGATATGGATTCAGCATGGAGCAGCAGCCAAGGAAAAATGGGTATTGTATCTCGCCTCCCTGTATGGTGATCGCCGTCTAATGGATCTGCTGGGTCACCAGATCAAAGAGTGGACCGAAAGCAGCCGTGGGGCTATTGCAGCCGAGACGGTCAAAGTACTGGCTTATCTGAACGATGTCTCGGCACTGATGCTGATCGACCGTTTGTCCCGTACAATCAAAAATCGCCAGGTGAAGACTGCTGCTACCGAGGCGCTGCAGCTGGCTGCAGAAAATATGAATCTTACAGCGGAGCAGCTGGCCGACCGCTTGATCACGACGCTCGGATTTGATAGAAAGGGTCAGCAGCAGCTTAGCTACGGGGAACGTTCTTTTACCGTCAAAGTAAACAGTGATCTGCAGCTGACAGTAATCAATGAAGAAAATGGTAAAACAGTCAAAAGTATGCCTGCACCTTCCCAAAAAGATGATCCCGAGCTGGCCAAGCAATCCAAAGCACGATTTACACAAATTAAAAAAGATCTCAAAACCATGGTTACTCTGCAAGCGCAGCGTCTGGAAGAGTCACTTTCCAAACGTCGTTTGTGGACACAAAATGAATGGTCGGATCTATTTGTAGATAATGTGATTATGCGCCAGTTTGCTGTCGGATTGATCTGGGGCATTTATAAGGATGGACAGCTGACCGAGACATTCCGTTATATGGATGATGGTACATTCAATACCGTAGAGGAAGAAGAGTACGAACCCCAGCCGGATGCCGCTATTGGTCTGGTTCATCCACTGGAAATGACTACACAGCAGATTGCAGACTGGAAAAGTCAGCTGGAAGATTATGAGATCAGTCAGCCATTTACCCAGCTGGAGCGTCAAATCTATGTCGTAGAAGAAGAACAGCGGCAACTCAAGGAGTGGACAGGACTGCCGCAGGATGAATTTTCTCCAACCGCTTTTCCAAAAGCACTGGAAAAGTACGGCTGGTACAAAGGTATGGCCGAAGATGGAGGCGTATACTATGATCTGTACAAAGATTACGGTGATCTGGTAGCACAGCTGCATTTTAATGGTACCAGCATTTCTTATTATGAAGGCATGGAAGATATTATGCTGGAGACACTCAGTTTCTACAAACAAAATAGTTCGAGCCGCTATCATTATTATGATCCGACCCAGGCGAGACCGCTGGGCAATATCCCAAGCAGGGTATTTAGTGAAACGGTATACGATATTTTGCGCGCTGCTGGACAAGTGGACTGA
- a CDS encoding MATE family efflux transporter: MSRLSTAIHKGPSHKEYLLLSLPLIVSTITTPLLGLVDTAVVGHLFDPAYLGGTAIGTLIFNTMYWLFGFLRVSTSGFAAQARGGNDLQEGVAALLRPLMIALVIGLIFVALQIPILQASLLLMQPDADIAHWAGVYFHIRIWGAPLTLLNYVLIGWLMGMSHIRQTLITQISMNVVNMLLAIWFTQGLGWGVAGVAAATLFAEALALVAGLYFVWRSPYMDRQAIRLKGMFAWNQLQPMFRANSDLLVRTICLLTMFNIFTARSTSFGPEVLAANSILLQIHYMMAYFFDGLANASSIYAGQARGARSGLLLRRSLTLSWIWTTVTAILLTLIYLIGREQLVALFTDNGAVVNIALQYNAWLLLFPLTTGFGLVFYGIFTGTTMTAPVRNSMLLSVILFIIGCLVLVPMYGNHGLWACFILFGIGRSVFLLLYVPGLEKRLAVD, translated from the coding sequence ATGAGTCGTTTATCTACTGCTATACATAAAGGTCCATCACACAAAGAATATTTACTGCTCAGTCTGCCGCTAATTGTATCGACGATTACAACCCCTTTGCTGGGGCTGGTGGATACAGCCGTAGTCGGACATTTATTTGATCCCGCTTATCTGGGAGGCACAGCGATCGGTACATTGATTTTTAATACGATGTACTGGCTGTTTGGCTTTTTGCGGGTAAGTACATCCGGTTTTGCTGCTCAGGCGAGAGGAGGGAATGATCTCCAGGAAGGTGTCGCTGCTTTGCTGCGGCCGCTGATGATCGCACTGGTCATTGGACTGATTTTTGTGGCGCTGCAAATCCCTATTTTGCAAGCATCGCTGCTGCTTATGCAGCCGGACGCAGATATCGCTCACTGGGCAGGTGTTTATTTTCATATTCGTATCTGGGGAGCTCCGCTTACGCTGCTGAATTATGTACTAATCGGCTGGCTGATGGGCATGTCACATATTCGGCAAACACTTATCACCCAGATTTCCATGAACGTAGTGAATATGCTGCTAGCGATCTGGTTTACCCAGGGGCTGGGCTGGGGCGTAGCCGGAGTAGCAGCAGCGACTCTGTTCGCGGAAGCACTGGCACTGGTAGCAGGATTGTATTTTGTCTGGCGGTCTCCTTATATGGATCGTCAGGCGATTCGCCTAAAAGGCATGTTCGCCTGGAATCAGCTGCAGCCAATGTTCCGGGCGAATAGCGATCTGCTTGTGCGAACGATTTGTCTGCTTACCATGTTTAATATTTTTACAGCCCGCAGCACATCATTCGGTCCGGAAGTGCTGGCAGCCAATTCCATACTGCTGCAAATCCATTATATGATGGCTTATTTCTTTGATGGATTGGCAAATGCGAGTTCGATCTATGCAGGACAGGCCAGAGGAGCCCGCAGCGGTCTATTGCTGCGACGCAGTCTGACCCTGTCGTGGATATGGACAACTGTCACGGCTATACTGCTAACACTTATTTATCTGATCGGACGAGAACAGTTGGTAGCCCTGTTTACCGATAATGGAGCGGTAGTAAATATTGCGCTTCAGTACAATGCCTGGCTGCTGCTGTTCCCGCTGACGACAGGTTTTGGACTTGTATTTTATGGCATCTTCACAGGGACGACGATGACTGCACCAGTCCGTAACTCGATGCTGCTGTCAGTCATACTGTTTATTATCGGTTGCCTGGTACTGGTGCCGATGTATGGCAACCATGGTTTATGGGCCTGCTTTATATTATTCGGGATCGGGCGTTCGGTATTTTTGCTGCTCTATGTACCCGGATTGGAGAAACGGCTGGCTGTCGACTGA
- a CDS encoding DUF5682 family protein, producing the protein MDRLIPQEAAEQAELQQLFAQQVYNKQKQVVHFPIRHHSPACSYHLLQVINDYQPQIILIEGPISGNALIPILADERTEAPVSLYYTYETNEEKAAFYFPLLDYSPEYAAIRQAAKLGIPAQFIDLNDRPLPREKVTERPAEESAEQVSYQDEKLLTGSSFISRLCRRLNCRSFDELWEKMFELGVAQQRTEDFMRSVFVYCSLSRFCYSRDELEQEGTLAREQHMRERILVAKAQYERILVITGGFHTYGLLEIPANNLPSDVPHIVKPAEYREQIYPMVYTFEEADRLNGYASGMPYVGYYAEIWKRLQQNSKASAYEQTAIHMLSRLMRVLRKQQEEISTSDAIEAYGMVQGLAILRGKPEGGVYELVDSVVSTFIKGEHTLASGQSLEELSRMLTGNRIGTVAPNTFTVPIVEDFRRLAAECKLQISTTGRHRKVLELYSKPLHRQTSRLLHCMVFLETEFGALESGPDWVAYRDVNLMRETWSYTYSSYTEARLIENSIHGGTIREAAAHRAEERIRQLPAHHSEEAASWLLRVLLMGLEDSADRLFEQVGRALRQDGSFLSLSRTVAILERIYEHRRLLGLHRESVLLELLQEAYHNTLAKITGLQHIHQDEQSQVIQALKQLYMLAESADGTFASEPLVDRLSELLSVSDLPPGLEGVCMAILSRIDGRDPAEITRRARAYMQGTPEQMLHTASYLQGVFAAARDVLLYDNALVDDLNTLLSRLPHEDFLRMIPELRLAFTFFTPAEIDRIADRVGSLFEKGSGSLAGSAVDETILQQSAALDRAIREELSRWRLI; encoded by the coding sequence ATGGATCGGCTGATTCCGCAGGAGGCAGCAGAGCAGGCGGAACTACAGCAGCTGTTTGCGCAGCAGGTATATAACAAGCAGAAGCAGGTTGTACATTTTCCGATTCGTCATCACAGTCCGGCATGTTCGTATCATCTGCTCCAGGTTATTAATGACTATCAGCCGCAGATCATTCTGATTGAAGGACCAATCAGTGGAAATGCGCTGATCCCGATACTGGCGGATGAGCGTACCGAAGCTCCGGTCAGCCTGTACTATACATATGAGACCAACGAAGAAAAGGCTGCTTTTTATTTTCCCCTGCTGGATTATTCGCCCGAATATGCAGCGATCCGACAGGCAGCCAAACTGGGGATTCCGGCACAGTTTATTGATCTGAATGATCGACCGCTGCCGAGGGAAAAGGTGACTGAACGACCGGCAGAAGAATCTGCGGAGCAAGTGTCCTATCAGGACGAGAAGCTGCTCACCGGTTCTTCCTTTATCAGCAGACTCTGTCGCAGACTGAACTGCCGCAGCTTTGATGAACTATGGGAAAAGATGTTTGAACTTGGAGTGGCGCAGCAGCGTACCGAGGATTTTATGCGCAGTGTGTTTGTATACTGCTCTCTGTCCCGCTTTTGCTATTCGCGGGACGAGCTGGAACAGGAAGGTACACTTGCCCGGGAACAGCATATGAGAGAGCGAATATTAGTAGCAAAAGCACAGTATGAACGCATTCTGGTAATTACAGGCGGATTCCATACGTATGGACTGCTGGAGATACCGGCGAACAACCTGCCTAGCGATGTGCCGCATATTGTAAAGCCAGCTGAATACCGGGAACAAATCTATCCGATGGTGTATACATTTGAAGAAGCTGATCGATTAAATGGCTATGCAAGCGGAATGCCCTATGTAGGCTATTATGCCGAGATCTGGAAAAGGCTGCAGCAGAACAGCAAAGCATCTGCTTACGAGCAGACTGCAATTCACATGCTCTCTCGTCTGATGCGTGTACTGCGCAAGCAGCAGGAAGAAATCTCTACCAGTGATGCGATTGAAGCCTACGGGATGGTTCAGGGATTGGCAATACTGCGCGGTAAACCGGAAGGCGGCGTTTACGAACTAGTAGATAGTGTAGTCTCTACCTTTATCAAAGGTGAGCATACCCTGGCTTCGGGACAGTCGCTGGAGGAATTATCCCGTATGCTGACAGGCAACCGGATCGGAACAGTAGCTCCTAATACATTTACCGTGCCCATTGTTGAAGACTTCAGACGACTTGCCGCCGAATGCAAATTGCAGATTAGCACTACCGGTAGGCACAGGAAAGTGCTTGAACTATACTCCAAACCGTTACACCGACAGACCAGCCGATTGCTGCACTGCATGGTATTTCTGGAAACGGAATTTGGCGCATTGGAATCCGGACCCGACTGGGTGGCCTATCGGGACGTGAATCTAATGCGGGAGACATGGAGCTATACGTACTCTTCGTATACCGAAGCACGTCTGATCGAGAATTCTATTCATGGCGGAACGATTCGCGAAGCGGCAGCTCACCGGGCAGAAGAACGAATCAGGCAGCTGCCAGCCCATCATAGCGAAGAAGCGGCGAGTTGGCTGCTGCGTGTACTGCTTATGGGACTGGAGGACAGCGCTGATCGATTATTTGAGCAGGTGGGCAGAGCACTCCGGCAGGATGGCAGCTTTTTGTCGCTATCCCGCACCGTAGCTATTCTGGAACGCATTTATGAGCATCGGCGACTACTGGGACTTCATCGGGAGAGCGTCCTGCTGGAATTGCTGCAGGAAGCCTATCATAATACTCTTGCCAAAATTACAGGATTGCAGCATATACACCAGGATGAGCAGTCGCAGGTAATACAGGCACTCAAACAACTATATATGCTCGCCGAATCCGCCGATGGTACATTTGCCTCGGAACCGCTGGTGGATCGCCTGTCCGAGCTGTTATCCGTGTCTGATCTGCCACCGGGACTAGAAGGGGTATGTATGGCCATCCTGTCACGGATCGACGGGCGGGACCCTGCCGAGATTACCCGGCGAGCCCGTGCATATATGCAGGGAACACCAGAGCAAATGCTGCATACGGCATCCTATCTGCAGGGCGTATTTGCTGCTGCACGGGATGTTCTGTTGTATGATAATGCACTGGTTGACGATCTCAATACGCTGCTTTCCCGGCTGCCGCATGAAGATTTTCTGCGCATGATTCCGGAATTGAGACTGGCCTTTACCTTTTTCACACCGGCAGAGATCGACCGGATCGCCGATCGTGTCGGCAGTCTGTTTGAAAAAGGATCAGGGTCATTAGCCGGGTCTGCAGTAGACGAAACCATATTGCAGCAGTCGGCGGCACTGGATCGTGCTATTCGAGAGGAGCTGAGTCGATGGAGACTGATTTGA